One Rhododendron vialii isolate Sample 1 chromosome 2a, ASM3025357v1 genomic region harbors:
- the LOC131316811 gene encoding armadillo repeat-containing protein LFR-like: protein MQKQQGKHGGGASATPAAKRGRATVSGNSAAAASADTAAAPSSLLGPSLQVHSTFADQNNKRIVLALQSGLKSELTWALNALTLLSFKEKEEVRKDATPLAKIPGLLDALLQVIDDWRDIAQPRDFLKTQRVRLLANTVVTGFGNEYEALNSNDAVSNPRVVPSSPVTEVSVQKNRKRTRPPLWWLDEDGLFNLNDEGRSENQQCAVAASNIIRNFSFMPENEVIMAQHRHLLEMVFQCAEDHITEDEELVTNALETVVNLAPLLDLRIFSSLKPSFIKITGKRAVQAIMGMLGSSGKAWHCAAAELLGRLIINPDNEPFVLPFGPQIYKRLVELLSFPAIDAQAAAVGALYNLAEVNMDCRLKLASERWAVDRLLKVIKAPHPVPEVCRKAAIILESLVSEPQNKALLLAYENAFAEILFSDGRYSDTFGRILYELTSRQGNKVVTARGVWGM from the exons ATGCAGAAGCAGCAGGGCAAGCACGGCGGGGGAGCTTCCGCCACTCCGGCGGCGAAGAGGGGACGCGCCACCGTCTCCGGTAACTCCGCCGCCGCAGCATCAGCCGATACCGCGGCGGCGCCTTCATCCCTCCTTGGCCCGTCTCTTCAAGTTCACTCCACCTTCGCCG ATCAAAATAACAAGAGGATAGTTCTCGCTCTGCAAAGTGGATTAAAGAGTGAGCTGACATGGGCATTGAATGCTTTGACATTGCTTTCGTTCAAAGAGAAGGAGGAAGTGCGCAAAGATGCAACCCCTCTTGCCAAAATACCCGGGTTGCTTGATGCTCTTCTTCAAGTT ATAGATGATTGGCGAGACATAGCCCAACCGAGGGACTTTCTAAAGACCCAACGGGTGAGATTGTTAGCAAACACTGTTGTGACAGGGTTTGGGAATGAATACGAGGCTTTGAACTCAAATGATGCTGTTTCTAATCCTAG AGTGGTACCTAGTTCTCCTGTTACAGAGGTATCTGTGCAGAAGAATAGGAAGAGAACTCGTCCACCGCTATGGTGGTTAGATGAGGATGGCTTGTTTAATTTGAATGATGAAGGACGTTCAGAGAATCAACAATGTGCTGTTGCTGCTTCAAATATTATCCGCAACTTCTCTTTCATGCCAGAAAATGAAGTCATAATGGCACAGCATCGTCATTTGTTGGAGATGGTCTTTCAGTGCGCTGAGGATCACATTACAG AAGATGAGGAACTTGTTACTAATGCCCTCGAGACAGTTGTAAATTTGGCTCCTCTTCTGGATCTTCGAATCTTTAGTTCGTTGAAGCCCTCATTCATCAAAATAAC GGGAAAACGAGCCGTCCAAGCCATCATGGGGATGCTGGGATCTTCCGGCAAAGCCTGGCATTGTGCAGCTGCAGAGTTACTTGGGCGTTTGATAATAAATCCTGATAATGAACCTTTCGTCCTTCCTTTTGGCCCACAG ATTTATAAGCGTTTAGTTGAGCTTTTGAGCTTTCCAGCTATAGATGCACAAGCTGCGGCTGTTGGCGCACTTTATAACCTTGCAGAAGTGAACATGGACTGTCGTCTGAAGCTTGCTAGTGAGCGGTG GGCAGTTGATCGACTGCTGAAAGTGATCAAGGCACCACATCCAGTGCCAGAAGTGTGCAGGAAAGCAGCAATAATATTGGAGAGCCTCGTCTCGGAACCACAGAACAAGGCCCTGCTTCTAGCTTATGAGAATGCATTTGCAGAGATACTCTTCTCCGATGGAAGGTATTCCGACACATTTGGCAGGATATTGTATGAATTGACCTCTCGACAGGGCAACAAAGTGGTGACTGCCCGTGGTGTATGGGGAATGTAA